The Streptococcus viridans genome includes a window with the following:
- the rpmJ gene encoding 50S ribosomal protein L36 produces the protein MKVRPSVKPICEYCKVIRRNGRVMVICPANPKHKQRQG, from the coding sequence ATGAAAGTAAGACCATCGGTCAAACCAATTTGCGAATACTGTAAAGTAATTCGTCGTAATGGTCGTGTTATGGTAATTTGCCCAGCAAATCCAAAACACAAACAACGTCAAGGATAA
- the rpsM gene encoding 30S ribosomal protein S13, giving the protein MARIAGVDIPNDKRVVISLTYVYGIGLPTSKKILAAAGVSEDIRVRDLTPDQEDAIRREVDAIKVEGDLRREVNLNIKRLMEIGSYRGIRHRRGLPVRGQNTKNNARTRKGKAVAIAGKKK; this is encoded by the coding sequence ATGGCTCGTATTGCTGGAGTTGACATTCCAAATGACAAACGTGTAGTAATTTCATTGACTTATGTATACGGTATCGGACTTCCAACATCTAAGAAAATTCTTGCTGCTGCAGGCGTTTCTGAAGATATTCGTGTTCGTGACCTTACACCAGATCAAGAAGATGCTATCCGTCGTGAAGTTGACGCAATTAAAGTAGAAGGTGACCTTCGTCGTGAAGTGAACTTGAACATTAAACGTTTGATGGAAATCGGTTCATACCGTGGTATCCGTCACCGTCGTGGACTTCCTGTTCGTGGACAAAACACTAAGAACAATGCTCGCACTCGTAAAGGTAAAGCTGTTGCGATTGCAGGTAAGAAAAAATAA
- the rpsK gene encoding 30S ribosomal protein S11, whose protein sequence is MAKPTRKRRVKKNIESGIAHIHATFNNTIVMITDVHGNAIAWSSAGALGFKGSRKSTPFAAQMASEAAAKSAQEHGLKSVEVTVKGPGSGRESAIRALAAAGLEVTAIRDVTPVPHNGARPPKRRRV, encoded by the coding sequence TTGGCTAAACCAACACGTAAACGTCGTGTGAAAAAGAATATCGAATCAGGTATTGCTCATATTCACGCAACATTTAATAACACAATTGTTATGATTACTGATGTGCATGGTAACGCAATTGCATGGTCATCTGCAGGTGCTCTTGGTTTCAAAGGTTCTCGTAAATCTACACCATTTGCTGCACAAATGGCTTCAGAAGCTGCTGCAAAATCAGCTCAAGAACACGGTCTTAAATCAGTAGAAGTTACTGTTAAAGGTCCTGGTTCTGGTCGTGAGTCTGCTATTCGTGCTCTTGCTGCTGCTGGTCTTGAAGTTACTGCAATCCGCGATGTGACTCCTGTGCCACACAATGGTGCTCGTCCTCCAAAACGTCGCCGTGTATAA
- a CDS encoding DNA-directed RNA polymerase subunit alpha has product MIEFEKPNITKIDENKDYGVFVVEPLERGYGTTLGNSLRRVLLASLPGAAVTSINIEGVLHEFDTVPGVREDVMQIILNVKGIAVKSYVQDEKIIELDVEGPAEVTAGDILTDSDIEIVNPDHYLFTIGEGSSFKATLTVNSGRGYVPADQNKKDDAPVGTLAVDSIYTPVTKVNYQVEPARVGSNDGFDKLTLEILTNGTIIPEDALGLSARILTEHLNLFTNLTEIAIATDVMKEVDTASDDRVLERTIEELDLSVRSYNCLKRAGINTVYDLTEKSEPEMMKVRNLGRKSLEEVKVKLADLGLGLKNDK; this is encoded by the coding sequence ATGATTGAGTTTGAAAAACCAAATATAACAAAAATTGATGAAAATAAAGATTACGGTGTATTTGTAGTAGAACCACTTGAACGTGGTTATGGTACAACACTAGGAAACTCTCTTCGTCGCGTATTATTAGCTTCACTTCCAGGTGCTGCTGTTACTTCAATTAACATTGAAGGTGTATTGCACGAATTTGATACAGTTCCAGGTGTCCGTGAAGACGTTATGCAAATCATTCTTAACGTTAAAGGAATCGCTGTAAAATCTTACGTCCAAGACGAAAAGATTATTGAACTTGATGTAGAAGGTCCTGCAGAAGTGACTGCTGGAGACATTCTTACAGATAGTGATATTGAAATTGTAAACCCTGATCATTATCTTTTTACAATCGGTGAAGGATCAAGCTTCAAAGCAACTTTGACTGTGAACAGCGGTCGTGGTTATGTTCCAGCTGATCAGAATAAAAAAGATGATGCACCAGTAGGTACACTTGCTGTAGATTCAATCTATACGCCAGTGACAAAAGTTAATTACCAAGTTGAACCAGCGCGCGTTGGTAGCAATGATGGTTTTGACAAGCTAACCCTTGAAATCTTAACAAATGGAACAATTATTCCAGAAGATGCTTTAGGTTTATCTGCTCGTATTTTGACAGAGCACCTCAATCTCTTTACGAACCTAACAGAAATCGCAATTGCGACAGATGTTATGAAGGAAGTAGATACAGCATCAGATGATCGAGTACTAGAACGTACCATCGAAGAATTGGATCTTTCTGTTCGTTCATATAACTGTTTGAAACGTGCCGGTATCAATACTGTGTATGATTTGACAGAAAAATCTGAACCAGAAATGATGAAAGTTCGTAACCTTGGACGTAAGAGTCTCGAAGAAGTTAAAGTTAAGCTTGCCGATTTAGGCCTTGGGCTAAAAAACGATAAATAG
- the rplQ gene encoding 50S ribosomal protein L17, which yields MAYRKLGRTSSQRKAMLRDLTTDLIINEAIVTTEARAKEIRKSVEKMITLGKRGDLHARRQAAAYVRNEVASQNFDEETGKYSETTALQKLFSELAPRYAERNGGYTRILKTEPRRGDAAPMAIIELV from the coding sequence ATGGCTTACCGTAAACTAGGACGCACTAGCTCACAACGTAAAGCAATGCTTCGTGATTTGACAACAGATCTTATCATCAATGAAGCAATCGTAACAACTGAAGCACGTGCAAAAGAAATCCGTAAATCAGTTGAAAAAATGATTACTTTAGGTAAACGTGGTGACTTGCATGCACGTCGTCAAGCAGCTGCTTATGTACGTAACGAAGTTGCATCACAAAACTTTGATGAAGAAACTGGTAAATATTCAGAAACAACTGCACTTCAAAAATTGTTCTCTGAACTTGCACCACGTTATGCTGAGCGCAATGGTGGATATACTCGTATCCTTAAAACTGAACCACGCCGTGGGGATGCTGCGCCAATGGCAATTATCGAATTAGTATAA
- a CDS encoding gamma-glutamylcysteine synthetase, translated as MTVKEKSQALAQQLLAKRYLASLKDNPEQYIGVELEFPIVNTMGNKTDVQVTKALFKYLQEVDEFKAIKLDDDGKPVQLQHKRNKDQIVFELSYNTIEFAFEKTKTIQEVESRFHHYLGIIQPFLRERQHQIEGSGIHPYWRINDNQPVKIDRYKMLIRYLQLSGQDPNNRFHHYPDYGTFICGNQVQLDVSRANYLEIINAMNKVEPAKAYLFANSIFDGENWNTKISRDIFWEDSMHGYYQENVGVNPKAFINEQEFLEYLAKTALFYVYREDEILYFEPVRVEDYLAKEKIVAYHLDGTRQEIKPQEEDIKNHRSYHFQDLTTRGTIEYRSVCTQPLNKTFAPIAFHVGLHHNIKELEEYLAQNIVFDFSKENPKQLRRQYSKKNLTESELEKIKQYSLDLLKISRRGLIDRGNNEEEYLEELMKDLGKC; from the coding sequence ATGACAGTAAAAGAAAAATCACAAGCACTCGCCCAGCAATTATTGGCAAAGCGTTACCTTGCCTCGCTGAAAGATAATCCAGAGCAGTACATTGGGGTTGAACTCGAATTTCCAATCGTAAATACCATGGGTAATAAAACGGATGTACAGGTTACAAAGGCTCTTTTTAAGTATCTGCAAGAAGTTGACGAGTTTAAAGCGATTAAACTGGATGATGATGGAAAACCAGTCCAGTTACAACATAAAAGAAACAAAGATCAAATTGTATTTGAATTATCCTACAATACCATTGAATTTGCATTTGAAAAGACAAAAACAATCCAAGAAGTTGAAAGTCGGTTTCATCATTACTTAGGAATCATTCAGCCGTTTTTAAGAGAGAGACAGCATCAAATTGAAGGAAGTGGCATCCATCCTTATTGGAGAATAAATGATAATCAGCCTGTAAAAATTGATCGTTATAAAATGCTGATTCGATACTTACAACTGTCTGGACAAGATCCTAACAATCGATTTCATCATTATCCAGACTATGGAACCTTTATTTGCGGCAATCAAGTGCAATTAGATGTTTCAAGAGCAAATTATTTGGAAATAATTAATGCGATGAATAAGGTGGAACCAGCAAAAGCATATCTTTTTGCTAATTCCATTTTTGATGGAGAAAATTGGAATACGAAGATCTCAAGAGATATTTTCTGGGAAGATTCCATGCATGGTTATTATCAGGAAAATGTTGGTGTAAATCCTAAAGCGTTTATAAATGAACAGGAGTTTCTAGAATATTTAGCAAAGACAGCCTTGTTTTATGTTTATCGTGAGGATGAAATCCTATATTTCGAACCTGTTAGAGTAGAGGATTACCTCGCAAAAGAAAAAATAGTAGCCTATCATTTAGATGGCACTAGACAAGAAATAAAACCGCAAGAAGAAGACATAAAAAATCATAGAAGTTACCATTTTCAAGATTTAACAACAAGAGGAACCATCGAATATAGAAGTGTTTGTACTCAACCATTAAACAAAACATTTGCACCAATTGCATTTCATGTTGGATTGCATCATAATATCAAAGAATTGGAAGAGTATTTAGCTCAAAATATTGTTTTTGATTTTAGTAAAGAAAATCCGAAACAACTAAGAAGGCAATATTCGAAAAAAAATTTAACTGAAAGTGAATTAGAGAAAATTAAACAATATTCATTAGATCTGTTAAAAATCTCAAGAAGAGGATTGATTGATCGCGGAAACAATGAAGAGGAATATCTAGAAGAATTAATGAAAGATCTTGGGAAGTGCTGA